One window of Mediterraneibacter gnavus ATCC 29149 genomic DNA carries:
- a CDS encoding DUF6147 family protein produces MRIRKKMLSVFCAAMLLGVITSVTVPQVQASDEQTKKVDGSYLTMQESASGTSQNEDAKGQYIMLGECSITKAGRNRIYVYAGTTANRTVNFVSTIIYVDQYNEKDDVWDQIDAWSKDAENDYFVSTSKYIKVDPGYYYRVRAEHFAGMEYPYEEDYSFTDGIMIK; encoded by the coding sequence TGCTGTCTGTATTCTGTGCGGCAATGTTACTGGGAGTGATCACATCAGTCACAGTCCCTCAGGTGCAGGCATCAGATGAGCAGACGAAAAAGGTGGATGGTTCCTATCTAACCATGCAGGAGAGTGCATCGGGTACAAGTCAGAATGAAGATGCAAAAGGTCAGTACATCATGTTAGGAGAGTGTTCTATTACAAAAGCTGGGCGTAATCGAATTTATGTATATGCTGGAACAACGGCTAATCGAACAGTCAATTTTGTTTCTACAATTATATATGTGGATCAGTATAACGAAAAGGATGATGTTTGGGATCAGATTGATGCGTGGAGCAAAGATGCAGAGAATGACTATTTTGTAAGCACTTCGAAATATATTAAGGTGGATCCGGGATATTACTACCGGGTGCGTGCAGAGCATTTCGCAGGTATGGAGTATCCATATGAGGAGGACTATTCCTTCACAGACGGAATTATGATCAAATAG
- a CDS encoding TIGR03905 family TSCPD domain-containing protein: protein MHYKPTGVCSQNIEFDIEDNKVKNVHFTGGCNGNLQGIARLVEGMDVQEVIDRVEGIRCGFKATSCPDQLAQALKTAIGK, encoded by the coding sequence ATGCATTACAAACCAACTGGAGTCTGTTCTCAGAACATCGAATTTGATATCGAAGACAATAAAGTAAAAAATGTACACTTTACCGGAGGATGTAACGGCAATCTTCAGGGAATTGCGCGCCTTGTAGAAGGAATGGATGTTCAGGAAGTCATTGACAGAGTAGAAGGAATCCGCTGCGGATTCAAGGCAACTTCCTGCCCGGATCAGCTCGCACAAGCATTAAAAACAGCAATCGGAAAGTAA